The Pseudooceanicola algae genome has a window encoding:
- a CDS encoding catalase has translation MAKLTSKTDTASQTEDFTGTGGETRQVAGGDRPTMTTAQGIPVSDDQNTLRQGARGPALMEDFHFREKMFHFDHERIPERVVHARGYGAHGFFETYEPLTDLTSADIFQRKGERTPAFVRFSTVAGNKGSADLARDVRGFAVKLYTQEGNWDIVGNNIPVFFIQDAMKFPDLIHAAKEEPDRAFPQAQTAHDNFWDFASLSPESVHMLMWAMSDRAIPRSFRFMEGFGVHTFRMVNAEGKSHFVKFHWKPKQGLQSVTWDEAVKINGADPDFHRRDMWNAIQSGDYPEWELGLQVFDEDFADSFDFDILDATKLIPEELVPVQIVGRLVLNRMVDNFFAETEQVAFHTANVPPGVDFTDDPLLQGRNFSYLDTQLKRLGSPNFTHLPINAPKCPFHSFQQDGHMAMHNPKGRANYEPNSWSGEAAGPRENPAKGFTSYPEEVSAPKVRERSETFADHYSQARQFYISQTETEQTHIRDAFAFELSKVETPAIRSRVLSHLQHVDMDLATSLADALGMELPDKADAAREPLTGLEPSPALSILKNGPKSFAGRILGILVSDGVDAAEVDALKKAAEKAGAKVVVVAPRIGGAKAKDGSIIPAQEKTDGGPSVLFDAVAVLTSSEGAETLAQMHAAKTWVADAFAHKKFLWANAPAMPLLQAAGLPKDPDAGMFLDGTSGDGASGPDAFLRACAALRFWDRS, from the coding sequence ATGGCGAAACTGACCAGCAAGACGGATACAGCATCCCAGACCGAAGATTTTACCGGCACGGGTGGCGAGACACGTCAGGTGGCCGGGGGCGACCGTCCCACGATGACCACCGCTCAGGGCATTCCGGTGTCCGATGACCAGAATACGCTGCGCCAAGGCGCGCGCGGCCCGGCGTTGATGGAAGATTTCCACTTTCGCGAGAAAATGTTCCACTTCGACCACGAACGCATCCCCGAGCGGGTCGTGCATGCCCGTGGCTATGGCGCGCATGGGTTCTTTGAAACCTACGAACCACTGACCGACCTGACCTCGGCCGACATCTTCCAGCGCAAGGGCGAAAGGACCCCGGCCTTCGTGCGGTTCTCGACCGTGGCGGGCAACAAGGGTTCCGCCGATCTGGCCCGCGACGTGCGCGGCTTTGCCGTCAAGCTGTATACCCAGGAGGGCAACTGGGACATCGTGGGCAACAACATCCCCGTCTTCTTCATTCAGGACGCGATGAAGTTCCCCGATCTGATCCACGCGGCGAAAGAAGAACCCGACCGGGCCTTCCCGCAGGCGCAGACCGCGCATGACAATTTCTGGGATTTCGCCTCGCTCAGCCCCGAATCCGTCCACATGCTGATGTGGGCCATGTCGGATCGCGCCATCCCCCGCTCCTTCCGTTTCATGGAAGGCTTTGGCGTCCATACCTTCCGGATGGTCAACGCCGAGGGCAAGTCGCATTTCGTGAAATTCCACTGGAAGCCCAAGCAGGGTCTGCAGTCTGTGACCTGGGACGAGGCGGTGAAGATCAACGGCGCGGACCCGGATTTCCACCGCCGAGACATGTGGAACGCGATCCAGTCCGGCGATTATCCGGAATGGGAGCTGGGCCTGCAGGTCTTTGACGAAGATTTCGCCGACAGTTTCGATTTCGACATCCTCGACGCGACCAAGCTGATCCCCGAGGAACTGGTGCCGGTGCAGATCGTCGGTCGTCTGGTGCTGAACCGCATGGTCGACAACTTCTTTGCCGAGACTGAACAGGTCGCCTTCCACACCGCCAACGTGCCGCCGGGTGTGGATTTCACCGACGACCCGCTGTTGCAGGGGCGAAATTTCTCCTACCTCGATACGCAGCTGAAACGTCTTGGGAGCCCCAACTTCACCCACCTGCCGATCAACGCGCCCAAATGCCCCTTCCACAGCTTCCAGCAGGACGGTCACATGGCGATGCACAATCCCAAGGGGCGCGCGAACTACGAGCCGAATTCCTGGTCGGGCGAGGCCGCCGGACCCCGTGAAAACCCCGCCAAGGGCTTTACCAGCTACCCCGAAGAGGTCTCGGCTCCCAAGGTACGCGAGCGGTCGGAAACCTTCGCGGATCACTACAGCCAGGCGCGGCAGTTCTACATCAGCCAGACGGAAACCGAGCAGACGCATATCCGGGATGCCTTTGCCTTTGAACTGTCCAAGGTCGAAACCCCGGCGATCCGGTCCCGCGTGCTGAGCCACCTTCAGCATGTCGACATGGATCTGGCCACCAGCCTTGCCGACGCGCTCGGTATGGAGTTGCCCGACAAGGCAGATGCCGCGCGGGAGCCCTTGACCGGGCTCGAACCCTCTCCGGCGCTCAGCATCCTGAAGAACGGCCCGAAAAGTTTTGCCGGGCGCATCCTCGGCATTCTGGTCAGTGACGGGGTCGATGCGGCAGAGGTCGATGCCCTGAAGAAGGCCGCCGAAAAGGCCGGTGCCAAGGTCGTCGTGGTTGCCCCAAGGATCGGTGGCGCCAAGGCCAAGGACGGTTCGATCATCCCGGCGCAGGAAAAGACCGATGGCGGTCCGTCGGTGCTGTTCGATGCGGTTGCGGTGCTGACCTCGTCCGAGGGGGCCGAGACGCTTGCGCAGATGCATGCGGCCAAGACCTGGGTCGCGGATGCCTTTGCCCACAAGAAGTTCCTCTGGGCCAACGCCCCGGCCATGCCGCTGTTGCAGGCCGCCGGTCTGCCGAAGGACCCTGACGCGGGCATGTTCCTCGATGGCACCTCCGGCGATGGCGCATCGGGTCCGGATGCCTTCCTGAGGGCCTGCGCCGCGCTGCGCTTCTGGGACCGGTCCTGA
- a CDS encoding FdhF/YdeP family oxidoreductase has product MSAKDDDPVTHDAADDDRGNQATGIAAGGWGSLKGIARIIGQSEPSAEALRTLYRQNKPGGVMCTACAWAKPGKPHPAEFCENGAKATLWELDKRRANAEFFATHSLTDLRHWHDTDLEKAGRLTDPLRYDPQTDHYVPVTWQEAYADIGARLKALDQPEDAVFYASGHAGLEAAYLYALFARAMGHQNLPQSSNMCHETTSVNLQTFIGTPVGTCTLEDFDHCDAIFFFGQNTGSNSPRFLHTLKDAVDRGCRIVTFNPVRERGLVEFVDPQNVGQMLTGHGTEISEQFYQVRPGGDIAVLVGMMKSVLAAERDAPGTVLDQDFIATETLGYRETIAQVESYGWPEIEEQSGLTRAMIEDASEVYLNAKNVIGIYGMGLTQHVNGWLNLGMLVNLLMLRGNMGRPGAGISPVRGHSNVQGQRTVGIGEKSAHMPADKLKELFGIEAPTRNGLNAVHACEAILEGRVKAMLSLGGNLLRALPDRERMEAAWPQLGLTVNIATKLNRSHLFPGQTGYLLPCLGRLDKDMQAGGAQAVSMEGSLSHVYGSVGEATPPGDAVRSEVAIIAGIAQETLPANPHLEWGAWIDDYALIRDLIARTYPDDFADFNARMFEPGGFYRGNPVRDRIWKTESGKAQFTAPDCLSALGAAPAGEDVLTLITMRSNDQFNTTIYGMSDRLRGLEGERDIVLLNAEEIARLGLKEGDRVTLISAIEDGITRRVPGLKVVPYDLPNSCIAGYYPELNPLVPLSYHEKNSQTPAYKGAPVRLLTEAS; this is encoded by the coding sequence ATGTCTGCAAAGGACGACGATCCCGTAACCCATGATGCGGCTGATGATGACAGGGGGAACCAGGCGACCGGCATCGCGGCAGGGGGCTGGGGGTCGCTGAAGGGAATTGCCAGGATCATCGGGCAATCCGAACCTTCGGCCGAGGCATTGCGCACCCTCTACCGACAGAACAAGCCCGGCGGGGTCATGTGCACCGCCTGTGCCTGGGCCAAACCCGGAAAGCCGCATCCGGCGGAGTTTTGTGAAAACGGCGCCAAGGCCACTCTGTGGGAGCTCGACAAGCGACGCGCCAATGCCGAATTCTTTGCCACCCACAGCCTGACCGATCTGCGCCACTGGCATGATACCGATCTGGAGAAGGCCGGGCGGCTGACCGACCCGCTGCGCTATGATCCGCAGACGGACCACTATGTGCCCGTCACCTGGCAAGAGGCCTACGCGGATATCGGCGCCCGGCTCAAGGCGCTCGACCAACCCGAAGACGCGGTCTTTTATGCCTCTGGTCACGCGGGGCTCGAAGCGGCCTATCTGTATGCGCTTTTCGCGCGGGCCATGGGGCACCAGAACTTGCCGCAGTCCTCGAACATGTGCCACGAGACGACCTCGGTCAACTTGCAGACCTTCATCGGTACGCCGGTCGGCACCTGCACGCTTGAAGATTTCGACCACTGTGATGCGATCTTCTTCTTTGGCCAGAACACCGGATCGAACAGCCCACGCTTCCTGCACACGCTGAAAGACGCCGTCGACCGGGGCTGTCGCATCGTGACCTTCAACCCGGTGCGGGAACGCGGGTTGGTGGAATTCGTCGATCCGCAGAATGTCGGCCAGATGCTGACCGGGCATGGCACGGAGATCTCGGAACAATTTTACCAGGTGCGCCCCGGTGGGGACATCGCAGTGCTGGTCGGCATGATGAAATCTGTCCTGGCTGCGGAACGGGACGCGCCGGGCACCGTGCTGGATCAGGATTTCATCGCGACGGAAACCCTGGGGTACCGCGAGACCATCGCTCAGGTCGAAAGCTATGGCTGGCCAGAGATCGAAGAGCAATCCGGCCTGACCCGCGCGATGATCGAGGACGCGTCAGAGGTCTACCTGAACGCCAAGAACGTCATCGGCATCTACGGGATGGGCCTGACGCAGCACGTGAACGGCTGGCTGAACCTGGGCATGTTGGTGAATCTGCTGATGTTGCGCGGCAACATGGGGCGGCCGGGCGCGGGGATTTCCCCGGTTCGCGGACATTCCAACGTGCAGGGCCAGCGCACGGTCGGCATCGGCGAGAAATCGGCTCATATGCCGGCGGACAAGCTGAAGGAACTTTTCGGGATCGAGGCACCGACGCGGAACGGGCTGAACGCGGTTCATGCCTGTGAAGCCATCCTTGAAGGGCGGGTGAAGGCGATGCTGTCGCTCGGCGGCAACCTGTTGCGCGCGCTGCCCGACCGCGAACGGATGGAAGCCGCCTGGCCGCAGCTTGGCCTGACCGTCAACATCGCGACCAAGCTCAACCGGTCGCATCTGTTTCCGGGGCAGACGGGCTATCTGCTGCCCTGCCTAGGGCGCCTCGACAAGGACATGCAGGCCGGCGGTGCGCAGGCCGTCTCAATGGAAGGGTCGCTGTCCCACGTCTATGGCTCTGTGGGAGAGGCGACACCACCGGGCGACGCGGTTCGTTCCGAAGTGGCGATCATCGCCGGGATTGCGCAGGAAACCCTGCCGGCGAACCCGCATCTGGAATGGGGTGCCTGGATTGATGATTATGCCCTGATCCGCGATCTGATCGCCCGCACCTACCCCGACGATTTCGCCGATTTCAATGCCCGCATGTTCGAGCCGGGCGGCTTTTACCGCGGCAATCCCGTGCGCGACCGGATCTGGAAGACCGAAAGCGGCAAGGCCCAGTTCACGGCGCCCGACTGCCTGAGCGCCCTTGGCGCGGCCCCGGCGGGCGAGGATGTGCTGACCCTGATCACCATGAGGTCCAACGATCAGTTCAACACGACGATCTACGGCATGTCCGACCGGCTGCGCGGGTTGGAAGGAGAGCGCGACATCGTGCTCCTGAACGCGGAAGAGATCGCGCGCCTGGGGCTGAAGGAAGGGGATCGCGTGACGCTGATTTCCGCGATCGAGGACGGAATCACGCGCCGGGTGCCGGGCCTGAAGGTCGTTCCCTATGACCTGCCCAACAGCTGCATCGCGGGTTATTACCCCGAGCTCAACCCCCTGGTGCCGCTGTCCTATCACGAAAAGAATTCGCAGACCCCGGCCTACAAGGGCGCGCCCGTGCGCCTGTTGACCGAGGCCTCCTGA
- a CDS encoding exopolysaccharide biosynthesis protein: MTTTETSDTADTPDTSSHALSEVLDELESALHDDEIRFEEVVDTLGRTSFASLMLVFSLIAASPASAIPGVTAFVAVLVFILVAQMMLGRQSLWLPKWLTRRRLGTEKLGKGIAWLRKPVHFVERFLKPRLTFLFHRPWLWLPMILIMALTLFMPFMELVPASGSIASAIIALFAASLLTRDGGLAIVSLGLLALLPVGIFLWLG, translated from the coding sequence ATGACGACGACAGAAACCTCCGATACCGCAGATACGCCCGATACCTCCTCCCACGCTCTGAGCGAGGTGCTGGACGAACTGGAATCTGCCCTGCACGACGACGAGATCCGCTTTGAGGAGGTCGTCGACACCCTCGGGCGGACCTCTTTCGCCTCGTTGATGCTGGTGTTTTCGCTGATTGCCGCCTCCCCGGCCAGCGCCATACCCGGTGTTACCGCCTTTGTTGCGGTGCTGGTCTTTATCCTGGTCGCGCAGATGATGCTGGGCCGCCAAAGCCTCTGGCTTCCGAAATGGCTGACCAGGCGACGGCTGGGCACCGAAAAGCTAGGCAAGGGCATCGCCTGGCTGCGCAAACCCGTCCATTTTGTGGAGCGGTTCCTGAAGCCACGCCTGACCTTCCTGTTTCATCGTCCCTGGCTGTGGCTGCCGATGATCCTGATCATGGCCTTGACGCTGTTCATGCCCTTCATGGAACTCGTGCCGGCCTCCGGCTCCATCGCATCGGCCATCATCGCGCTGTTCGCCGCCAGCCTTCTGACCCGCGACGGGGGGCTTGCCATCGTGTCGCTGGGGCTTCTGGCGCTGCTGCCGGTCGGCATCTTCCTCTGGCTGGGCTGA
- a CDS encoding xanthine dehydrogenase family protein molybdopterin-binding subunit, whose translation MTLDLKIDNADHENRADDLAQNVLGQDNARPDGLDKATGRALYAAEARPDGLLHGFLVRAPAIGAVACPDIDTIRKMAGVRTVLRDARMIRNAAQGAANEAPIQGVDKAEYVGQPIALVVADTFEQARHAAQSLTVEIQPKEVPVNPQDVSPEDPDDKQSAQGDLDAAMRDAAITVDETYTTSSMTSGAMEPHAATADWDGTTLTLRGSLQMLKFNRNELADSVGLNPENVRILAPFVGGGFGSKLGISADCVSAALAAMELGQPVRVVQHRRHVFEVNTRRSETRQHIRLAADSDGRLTGLGHEALVSNITGEVFAEPVVQASHFAYAAANRCLGLRIARINRPAAGSVRAPGEAVGVTAFEVAMDELACKAGIDPVDLRLRNIPDKDPESGVPFSSHRLESALTEGAERFGWADRPAARRQRREGEWWIGTGMAAAFRVNMVIEAEARIRLEGNRAVVESDMTDIGTGSYAIFSQIAGELLGLPLDQVTVRLGDTDLPPGSGSGGSFGAASTGTAVWMAGMDLRRQIAARLNCDEAALTLKDGMAIHNNQRHPLSEVLGGEDLSGHGHVQPGEAAEKVRQATFGAHFAEVAVNDVTGEVRMRRMLGSFACGRVLNPRTARSQCHGGQTWGIGMALTEAMTHDRRDGHIVNRDFAEYHLPVNADVPPLEVHFVEERDPWAGPMQAKGIGELGICGAGGAILNAIHHACGARMRDFPATPDRVLAAMEGIPG comes from the coding sequence ATGACCCTGGACCTGAAGATCGACAACGCCGACCATGAAAACCGCGCCGATGATCTGGCGCAGAACGTGCTGGGTCAGGACAACGCCCGGCCCGACGGGCTGGACAAGGCCACGGGCCGCGCGCTTTACGCTGCCGAAGCCCGCCCAGATGGCCTGTTGCACGGCTTTCTGGTGCGCGCGCCCGCCATCGGCGCGGTCGCCTGTCCCGATATCGACACAATCCGCAAAATGGCAGGAGTCCGTACGGTGCTGCGCGACGCCCGCATGATCCGCAACGCGGCACAGGGTGCCGCGAACGAGGCCCCGATCCAGGGTGTCGATAAGGCCGAATACGTCGGCCAGCCGATTGCCCTGGTCGTGGCCGATACCTTCGAACAGGCCCGCCATGCCGCGCAATCCCTGACGGTCGAGATCCAGCCCAAAGAAGTGCCGGTAAACCCGCAGGACGTGTCCCCGGAAGACCCCGATGACAAGCAAAGCGCCCAGGGCGATCTGGACGCGGCGATGCGCGATGCCGCCATCACGGTGGACGAAACCTACACGACCTCGTCGATGACCTCCGGCGCGATGGAGCCCCATGCCGCGACGGCCGATTGGGACGGCACCACCCTGACCCTGCGGGGCAGCTTGCAGATGCTGAAGTTCAACCGCAACGAACTGGCGGACAGCGTCGGACTGAACCCAGAAAACGTCCGCATCCTTGCCCCCTTCGTCGGCGGCGGCTTCGGGTCCAAGCTGGGGATCTCGGCGGATTGCGTGTCTGCCGCCCTTGCCGCGATGGAGCTTGGCCAGCCGGTCCGCGTGGTCCAGCACCGCCGCCATGTCTTCGAGGTCAACACCCGCCGCTCCGAGACCCGCCAGCACATCCGCCTTGCCGCCGACAGCGACGGCCGCCTGACGGGGCTGGGACATGAGGCGCTGGTGTCCAACATCACCGGCGAAGTCTTTGCCGAACCTGTCGTTCAGGCGAGCCATTTCGCCTATGCCGCAGCCAATCGCTGCCTTGGCCTGCGCATCGCGCGGATCAACCGCCCGGCTGCGGGGTCGGTCCGGGCACCGGGCGAAGCGGTCGGCGTCACCGCCTTCGAGGTCGCCATGGACGAGCTGGCCTGCAAGGCCGGCATCGACCCTGTCGACCTGCGCCTGCGCAACATCCCCGACAAGGACCCGGAAAGTGGGGTGCCATTTTCGTCCCATCGCCTCGAAAGCGCGTTGACAGAAGGCGCGGAGCGCTTCGGCTGGGCCGACCGCCCCGCTGCCCGCCGCCAGCGGCGCGAGGGCGAATGGTGGATCGGCACCGGCATGGCTGCCGCCTTCCGCGTCAACATGGTGATCGAGGCCGAGGCCCGCATCCGCCTTGAGGGCAACCGCGCCGTGGTGGAAAGCGACATGACCGATATCGGCACCGGCAGCTACGCGATCTTTTCCCAGATCGCGGGTGAACTGCTGGGCCTGCCGCTGGACCAGGTGACGGTCCGGCTGGGCGATACGGATCTGCCGCCCGGTTCCGGCTCTGGCGGCTCCTTCGGGGCCGCGTCGACCGGGACGGCCGTCTGGATGGCCGGGATGGACCTGCGCCGGCAAATCGCGGCACGCCTCAACTGTGACGAGGCCGCGCTGACCCTGAAGGACGGCATGGCAATCCACAACAATCAACGACACCCCCTGAGCGAAGTCCTCGGCGGCGAAGACCTGAGTGGGCACGGCCATGTCCAGCCCGGCGAGGCCGCCGAAAAGGTCCGCCAGGCGACCTTTGGCGCTCATTTCGCCGAGGTCGCGGTCAACGACGTGACCGGTGAGGTGCGGATGCGCCGGATGTTGGGCAGTTTCGCCTGCGGTCGGGTGCTGAACCCGCGCACGGCCCGTTCGCAGTGTCACGGCGGCCAGACCTGGGGCATCGGCATGGCACTGACCGAGGCGATGACCCATGACCGGCGTGATGGGCACATCGTGAACCGCGACTTTGCCGAATATCACCTGCCGGTAAACGCCGATGTGCCACCGCTCGAGGTCCACTTCGTGGAAGAACGCGATCCCTGGGCCGGTCCCATGCAGGCCAAGGGCATCGGGGAACTGGGCATTTGCGGCGCGGGCGGGGCGATCCTGAACGCGATCCACCACGCCTGCGGGGCGCGAATGCGAGACTTTCCGGCAACGCCCGACAGGGTCCTTGCCGCGATGGAGGGGATACCTGGCTGA
- a CDS encoding FAD binding domain-containing protein: MKPFDYQRPSDRDAAHAAAREGAMFIAGGTNLVDLMKLEVMAPDRLVDVSRLGLDGIEVQDGGLRIGAMVTNSDLAADPRLRRDYPVLSRALLAGASGQLRNKATTGGNLLQRTRCPYFYDTDAACNKRAPGSGCAALGGEMRNHAVLGTSDHCVALHPSDMAVAMRALDALVEVEGPDGAIRHVPLDDFYRLPGVTPHLETTLGAGDLITAVLLPPPPQGAVQVYRKVRDRASYAFALVSVAAVVTLDKGRFSQAALAFGGLGARPWRDPAVDALLVGETPSDALFAEAGKHLLRNAAPREGTEFKLPLARRVLSAVLKEATQ, encoded by the coding sequence ATGAAACCTTTCGATTATCAGCGCCCCTCCGACCGGGACGCCGCCCATGCAGCCGCACGCGAAGGTGCGATGTTCATCGCCGGGGGCACCAACCTTGTCGACCTGATGAAGCTGGAGGTCATGGCGCCTGACCGGCTTGTCGACGTGTCCCGCCTCGGGCTCGATGGGATCGAAGTTCAGGATGGCGGGTTGCGCATCGGTGCCATGGTCACGAATTCCGACCTTGCCGCCGATCCGCGTCTGCGCCGGGATTACCCTGTTTTGTCCCGCGCCCTTCTGGCCGGGGCTTCGGGCCAGTTACGCAACAAGGCCACTACGGGTGGAAACCTGTTGCAACGCACGCGCTGCCCTTATTTCTACGACACGGATGCAGCCTGTAACAAGCGCGCACCGGGCTCCGGCTGCGCCGCCCTGGGCGGCGAGATGCGCAATCACGCTGTGCTGGGCACCTCGGATCATTGCGTGGCCCTGCACCCGTCGGACATGGCCGTTGCCATGCGCGCACTGGATGCCCTGGTCGAAGTCGAAGGCCCGGATGGTGCCATCCGCCATGTGCCATTGGATGATTTCTATCGCCTGCCCGGCGTGACACCGCATCTGGAAACAACGCTCGGCGCGGGCGACCTGATCACGGCGGTCCTTCTGCCGCCCCCCCCGCAGGGCGCAGTGCAGGTCTATCGCAAGGTACGTGACCGCGCGTCCTACGCCTTTGCGCTGGTGTCGGTGGCCGCAGTCGTCACGCTTGACAAGGGGCGTTTCAGCCAGGCGGCACTGGCCTTCGGCGGGCTTGGCGCCCGCCCCTGGCGCGACCCCGCGGTCGACGCCCTGCTTGTTGGCGAGACCCCGTCGGACGCCCTGTTCGCGGAGGCCGGCAAGCATCTGTTGCGCAACGCCGCACCCCGCGAAGGCACGGAATTCAAGCTGCCGCTGGCCCGGCGTGTGCTGAGCGCAGTCCTGAAGGAGGCGACGCAATGA
- a CDS encoding 2Fe-2S iron-sulfur cluster-binding protein, which yields MQTTLTVNGRNHELDIDPRVTLLDALRDQIGLTGSKKGCDHGQCGACTVLVDGRRINACLSLAVMHDGDSITTVEGLAEGGASALQKAFVAHDGMQCGYCTPGQVCSATGMLEEVSAGWPSHVSDDLEGPVTLSHAELSERMSGNLCRCSCYPGINAAIREIADETRQPIDQQEAAE from the coding sequence ATGCAGACCACGCTAACCGTCAACGGACGGAACCATGAACTGGACATCGACCCGCGGGTCACCCTGCTCGATGCCCTGCGCGATCAGATCGGGCTGACCGGCAGCAAGAAGGGCTGTGATCACGGCCAATGCGGCGCTTGCACGGTGCTGGTGGATGGCCGCCGGATCAACGCCTGCCTCAGTCTTGCCGTGATGCACGACGGCGACAGCATCACCACCGTCGAAGGGCTTGCCGAAGGTGGCGCCTCTGCCCTGCAGAAGGCCTTTGTCGCCCATGACGGCATGCAATGTGGCTACTGCACACCGGGTCAGGTCTGTTCGGCCACGGGGATGCTGGAAGAGGTCTCCGCCGGCTGGCCCAGCCACGTCAGCGATGATCTGGAAGGCCCTGTGACCCTGAGCCATGCCGAGCTGTCCGAACGGATGAGCGGCAATCTTTGCCGGTGTTCCTGCTATCCGGGCATCAACGCCGCGATCCGCGAGATCGCCGACGAGACCAGGCAACCAATTGATCAGCAGGAGGCCGCGGAATGA
- a CDS encoding aldehyde dehydrogenase (NADP(+)) has product MTHDLHGDHLIAGKRISTETKFSSSPATGPAAEFSVGTVELVEQACAAAAAAAEGFAATSREDRARLLEAIADQIDARGDAITAVGSAETGLPAGRLQGERGRTTGQLRLFASHIRDGAYLDRRYDEALPDRAPLPRPDLRMMQRPIGPVAVFGASNFPLAFSVAGGDTAAALAAGCPVVVKGHSAHPGTGEIVGDAVAAAIASLDMDPGLFSLVQGGRRDVGQALVTDPRIKAVGFTGSLGGGRALFDLCASRPEPIPFFGELGSVNPMFVLPHAAAARAAEIGTNWAGSLTMGAGQFCTNPGIAVVIDGPEADAFVAAALEGLKKVDAQTMLTDGMASAFQDGARRVADASGVSTCLSGTTADRKAEPHLYEVAAQDWLADEALAEEVFGPLGLVIRVADAAQMEEVARSFVGQLTATLQLDDDDIALAKTLLPVLEKMAGRVLANGFPTGVEVSDTMVHGGPYPASTNFGATSVGTLSIRRFLRPVCYQNLPAALLPTDL; this is encoded by the coding sequence ATGACCCATGACCTTCACGGCGATCACCTGATCGCAGGCAAACGCATTTCCACCGAGACGAAGTTCTCTTCTTCCCCGGCCACTGGCCCGGCCGCCGAATTCTCGGTCGGCACGGTCGAGCTGGTCGAGCAAGCCTGTGCCGCGGCTGCCGCCGCCGCCGAAGGCTTTGCCGCGACGTCGCGCGAAGACCGCGCCCGCCTGCTGGAAGCCATCGCGGACCAGATCGACGCCCGTGGCGATGCGATCACCGCCGTCGGCAGCGCGGAAACCGGCCTGCCCGCCGGGCGTCTGCAAGGTGAACGCGGTCGTACCACCGGCCAGCTGCGCCTGTTCGCCTCGCATATCCGCGACGGCGCCTACCTGGATCGCCGCTACGACGAGGCCCTGCCGGACCGCGCGCCCCTGCCCCGGCCGGACCTGCGCATGATGCAGCGCCCCATTGGCCCCGTTGCCGTATTCGGCGCCTCGAACTTCCCGCTGGCCTTCTCGGTCGCCGGTGGTGATACCGCCGCCGCGCTGGCCGCCGGCTGCCCGGTTGTCGTCAAGGGCCACAGCGCCCACCCCGGCACCGGCGAGATCGTCGGCGATGCCGTGGCGGCTGCCATCGCAAGCCTCGACATGGATCCGGGTCTGTTCAGCCTGGTTCAGGGCGGCCGCCGCGATGTCGGTCAGGCACTGGTGACGGACCCCCGCATCAAGGCCGTCGGCTTTACCGGCAGCCTCGGTGGCGGTCGTGCGCTGTTCGACCTCTGCGCCTCGCGTCCCGAGCCGATCCCCTTCTTCGGTGAGCTCGGCAGCGTCAACCCGATGTTCGTCCTGCCCCATGCCGCCGCCGCGCGTGCCGCCGAGATCGGCACCAATTGGGCCGGCAGCCTGACCATGGGTGCGGGCCAGTTCTGCACCAACCCCGGCATCGCGGTCGTGATCGACGGACCCGAGGCCGACGCCTTTGTCGCCGCCGCCCTCGAAGGTCTGAAGAAGGTCGACGCACAGACCATGCTGACCGATGGCATGGCCTCTGCCTTCCAGGATGGCGCGCGCCGAGTGGCCGATGCCTCCGGCGTCTCCACCTGCCTTTCCGGGACCACCGCCGACCGCAAGGCCGAACCGCACCTCTACGAGGTCGCGGCACAGGACTGGCTGGCCGATGAAGCCCTGGCTGAAGAAGTCTTCGGCCCGCTCGGGCTGGTGATCCGCGTCGCGGATGCCGCTCAGATGGAAGAAGTCGCACGCAGCTTCGTCGGTCAGCTGACCGCGACCCTGCAGCTGGACGACGACGACATCGCCCTGGCCAAGACCTTGCTTCCGGTTCTGGAAAAGATGGCGGGCCGCGTGCTTGCCAACGGCTTCCCGACCGGCGTCGAAGTCTCCGACACCATGGTTCACGGCGGCCCCTACCCGGCCAGCACCAACTTCGGCGCAACCTCGGTGGGCACGCTGTCCATCCGTCGCTTCCTGCGCCCGGTCTGCTACCAGAACCTGCCGGCCGCCCTGCTGCCCACCGATCTTTGA